In Podospora pseudocomata strain CBS 415.72m chromosome 4, whole genome shotgun sequence, the genomic stretch GCCGCCACCCCCCCCGTCAAatcctcccacccaccatccccactCACCTTGAACCCCGCCCCCTTTATCAGATCCCTAAACTCCTCCTGCCTGGGAAACCGCTCAATGCTCTCGACCAGATACTGGTAGCTATCCCTATCCCCCGCCACCAGCTGCCCAATCAACGGAATCGCCCGGAAGCTCCACTCCTTGTACACACTGTTAAACAACGGGTGCTTGTCCGCCTTGGAGAACTCAAGACAGGCAAACACCCCCCCCGGCTTGAGCACCCTGTACGCTTCCGCCAGCGCGGCGGGAATATCGCTAAAGTTCCTGATCCCAAACGCGACGGTGTATAAGTCAACTGAATTATCTTCCAACCCCGACGTGGCGGTCGCGGGATCGAAAAAAGTCTGTTCGGtctgggagaggatgggggtcAAAGGCCGGGTTTTGCGCAAGTCTTCGGCGTTGGCTTCGACGAAGCTGAGCGCGGCTTGCTGGCTTGCTGGGAGGGCGGCAGATCGGGATTTTCCGACCGAGAGCATGGCGCGGTTGATGTCTGAGATGGTGACCTtgacgttggggttggagttgaCGGTGTGggcgtggtggaggaggcggaaggCGATGTCGCCTGTGCCGCCGGCGATGTCCAAGATgtgctggggggaggtgggggaggtggaagaaaggggggagaagCCCGGGTTCAGGGTCGAGACGAAGTGGTCTTTCCAGATGCGGTGCCAGCCGAAGGACATGAGGTCGTTCATTTTGTCGTACGAGTCTGCCACGGACGTGAAGACGGAGGCGACGAGGGCGCGTTTTTGGGAGGTGGTCACGGTGGAGAAGCCGAAGTGGGTTTCTTCGtctgagggggtggtgggttgggtatCATTacggtgggagggggtggtggacagAGATCGTCGTGATGTTGGTACATGGTGGTGAcattgtggttgttgttggcgagggagaaatGTGCTGCtgcggagggaggggagtgcCCTTTTGAGAGCCGGTCGGGCAGCGGCGGCCATTGTGACGAATAGGAATGGCTGACCGGAAGGGCGTAGGGAGGAGGTCTGGAGAGGGTGGACGGTAAGCTTCGAGATCAATGCGGGCGTCGCGGACTTCGGGACGGAGATGCTGCGAAATTTCGGACGGGGCCGGGAATTGTGGCTGGTGGAGCTGGTTCGAGTGGCTTGTGAAAACCACTTGAgaaaaccaaccaaccccaccatggTTCTTCAGCCTTGTGGGGATCATGGGGGGATCGCCCAGC encodes the following:
- the COQ5 gene encoding 2-hexaprenyl-6-methoxy-1,4-benzoquinone methyltransferase (COG:H; EggNog:ENOG503NVFH; BUSCO:EOG09264A8D), which gives rise to MAAAARPALKRALPSLRSSTFLPRQQQPQCHHHVPTSRRSLSTTPSHRNDTQPTTPSDEETHFGFSTVTTSQKRALVASVFTSVADSYDKMNDLMSFGWHRIWKDHFVSTLNPGFSPLSSTSPTSPQHILDIAGGTGDIAFRLLHHAHTVNSNPNVKVTISDINRAMLSVGKSRSAALPASQQAALSFVEANAEDLRKTRPLTPILSQTEQTFFDPATATSGLEDNSVDLYTVAFGIRNFSDIPAALAEAYRVLKPGGVFACLEFSKADKHPLFNSVYKEWSFRAIPLIGQLVAGDRDSYQYLVESIERFPRQEEFRDLIKGAGFKVSGDGGWEDLTGGVAAIHRGMKPRE